The genomic interval CTGAACGCGAAGTGCGCCTCAACTGCCCGTCCGGAACCATTCAGCAGGAGAGGCGTATGGGCAATGACTCTGGCGTCTTCTGTGTGAAAGAAGCAGGTGCCGACAAGGGGCGTCACCACGGGCCCTATCTTGATTTCTGGGCAAATGGCCAGAAACAATCAGAGGGGCAGTACAAGGATGGTTTCCGAACGGGGCGTTGGGTCTTCTACGATACCAATGGCCTGAAAACAGGGGAGACTGAGTTCGAGAGTAACGACTATCATGGCAAGAGGGTGCAGTATTACCCCAGTGGCGCGAAGAAGCAGGAGCAGACCTGGGTGAAGGGGAAGCGCGAAGGCGTCGAGGTGTCGTACTCTGAGGGTGGTCAGAAGATCTCAGAGGTTCGCTACTCAGCGGACAAGCCGATGGTTGCCCAGTAGTTGCCCGACACAGGTGCTGCAGTCAGAGGGCCCTTGCTCCAATTTGGAGCGAGGGCTCTTTCTGCTTCTATAGAACTCTTTCCCGAACTGCCATGCTCGGATAGGAAGCCTAGGTGTGAAGGCCCCTTCTCTAACTCCAGTACTTCCCGACACCCCCGTCCGTACAGTTGCGGAAATGGGGCTTCGTGAACTCGAGCGCATTCGACTCATTCTGCGCGGAGGCTCAGTTATTGAATGGCGGCGAATGCACTTCCAGGTCAGGGAGGAAGTCGACCGGTTCCTGCGGCTCTGTCAACTCGATGTTTCTCGGCCCTTTGACGAGGCATGGGCCCGGCTCGTATTGGCAGAGGCGGTGGCCTATCTACGTAAGACGTTCAACTATCGCGTGGCTGATGCAGTCGCGAAGCCTGGAGAAATTCACGACCTGTTCCTCCTGGCGTCAGGGGCAAAGGGGAATGCGCGGCACCGGCGCATCGCATGCGTCGTGCTGAAGGTGATGCACGTCATCCAGCATATCGAGGGCCGAGACCTTCTCTTCCGGCTTGCCATCTCAGAAGCGGAGTTGGCGGAGTTGGTGATGGAGAAGGTGTTAGGGGTTGCTCGAGAAATGCAGGAAAAGGGACTTCCTGTGGTGGAGTTCGCCCACTCCATCAAGACGCAGGATTCGCTTGTCACGAAGCTTCTCGCGAAGAAAGAGACGGTTGCAGCTCAGGTCTATGACAGGACACGATTTCGAATCGTGACTCGTTCAAGAGAAGATCTGCTGCCCGTATTGTATTTCCTCACGCAGCGGTTGTTTCCCTTTCATCTGGTGGTTCCCGGCCAGACGGAGAATACACTGGTCCCCTTCAAGGGTGTGCTTGAGGAGAACCCCCATTTCGAACAGTTCATCCCCAAGCTCCACCTCGACCGTAACTATGAGGATCGAGAAGATAGAGGTGGGAACACATTCTCTGGTAGTTCCTATCGGGCTCTCAACTTCGTCGTGGATATTCCGGTGAGGATGGATGCCTACCTGCCTCCACCCGAAGAAGACATGCGGCCTCGAAAGGGCCGTGTCGTCATCTCTCTGGTGGAGTTTCAGATCGTCGATGCGGAGACAGCAAAGCAGAACGAGCTCGGGGAGAACTCCCATGAGGCCTACAAGCGCCGCCAGAAGAAGCGAGTCTTGAAGAGGCTGAGTCAGGGACTCGTAGTTCCAAAACGCCAGGGATGATCTATCCCTGGCGCTGAGCCCATGCAGTACTTGAGGGTCAGGGATACTCGTAGGTGACTTCCAGTTCAGCCAGCTTTGGGTCCGACTCGGAGTCGGAGTGCAAGCGATGTAATGCGCCATCTCCGGCTGATCTGATTTCGAATCGGAGACGGTATTGGGTTCTCTTGTTTCGGGATGCCCGGTTTGCCCAGTCCGCGATCACCATGGGGGTGATGTCAGTAATGCCGGGGCGCCCAATTGAACTCGGTGGGATGTTGATTCCAGATGCAAGGGGGTATGAGTAATACGCCTTCTCGAGTTCTGGATTGGTATCGAATTTGATAGGCAATGCGTTTCCAATGTTCACTGGTTCGAGGATGAGTTGGCCAAGCTTGCCGAAGGGATCTCCGATCTGACCACCCGTCCACCATTTCAGCCGTGCTTGGCGGATGATAGTGAGTTCTTCGGGAAGAGTTGACATCTGGAAGCCTAGGAAAAGCCTTTCAATGAAATTGCCTGCATTGTCGCCAACCGTGGCCATATTGTAGAAGCTGGTTTGCCGGAAAAACCCTGGCGAATCCACTGTCCCGCTGGTCCCTTCATCAAAGTCGAAAGTGGCGGTTCCCTGCCGAATCGTCCTGAAGGCTTTAGCGACTGTTTCTGGCAGTGCGTTCCCTGCGGCATCCCGCGCGTTGGTGGAGATTTGCCATCGCAGCTCTGTTCCGTGCGACAGCTCTGTCGGGAATGAATATGTCATCACTGTCGACGACGTGTTCCAGAGGAGCATTCCCGTATTGAGGCCTGCAGGTGAGAGAATCGCGAAGGCTCCTTCCACGGACGCTTTGTTCATGGGTTCAGAAAACACGATCTCGATCATCGTGTTTCGAGCAACTCCGATTGCAGAGTTTCCAGGGGAGGTGGACAGGATGGTTGGCGGCGTCATGTCCGGAGTAGGCCCTTCGGTGGTGAATGAGAAATCACGAGGCAGCTCAAGCGCATTCCCCGCGATATCCACAATCGGAGAACCACTCGCCCCAAGCTTCACAGTCACAGTCGTCGAAGTAGGCAACACATTGGCAGGGGCCACAGTCAGTGTCCGCCCATCCGACGACAGCTCCACCGTCGCCGGAATGCCCGCCCCGCCATTCCCCGTTAGCCCCACATTCGCCGCCGTCACACTCGACGCCCGGACCGGCTCGCTGAACCTCACCTGAATCGCCGTCCGGACACTCACCTGCGTTGCCCCCGGCACCGGCTGCCGTGACTCAATCCGCGGCGCAGTCCGGTCCACCACCACCATCCGCTCGGCACTCAGATACGCCGAACCCCCACGCGTCGCCCGGGCCTTCAGCGCGAACTCCCCCTCCGGCCCATCCCCCGTGTTCCACTGGTACTTGTACGGGGCCGCCGTCCACGTGTGGATCACCGTCTCCCCTCGCAGCAACTCCACCTGCTCTGCCTGTCCCCCCTCCACGGACACCTCCGTGGACACCGGCCCGTTGACCACGCTCCGGGACTCGGAGGGCGCCACCCAGGACACCATCAGGCTCCCCTGCGGGACGACATTCAGCACCAAGCTCCGCGTCCGCTGAATCGTCCCCGCCGTCCCTCGCACCGTGAGCGTCAAGCTCAACGGCGGGGTATTCGCCCCGACGCTCACATTCAACGTGCCCGTCGTCTCGGCCGCAGGAATCGCCACCGCTGGCGCACTCACGCCCGTGGGCGGACTCACCAGCATCACGGTGACAGCCCCCTGGAACCCGTTCTTGCGAACCACGGTGACCACGAAGCTCTTCGCCCCGCCCTGGGCCACCGTCTCCTCCTGCGGGGCCACTGCCAACTCGAAATCCTGGGTCGGCGTCTCACCGCCATCCGCTCCGCCACCGTCCGGCCTGTCTCCACCTCCATCCGGCGGTGGGTCCACCACCTCCGGGACGTTGATGCACCCAAACAACAAGAAGAACGAGAAGAGGGGAGTGAACAGGCGAAGTCGGTTCGTCATGAAGGGCCGCTGTGCAGAGAGCGTTCCAGGCTCGAGCCCCATCCTCGGAGCCGAGCCAGCACCTCTGCCTACCACGCCGCCGCCCAGGCCGCCTGAGCCGGCCCAAGGTCCCTCCCCCCGGACACACATCCAGAATCCGCAACACCCGCCCACGAAAAAGCCCGCGCCCCGAATCCTCCGGGTAGCGCGGGCCTCACCGCCACGAGCCTGTCGGACTTACTCCTACTTCTTCTTCCGGTTCTTCTTCTTGTTTTCCTTCTCCCGCTTGCGGCGCTCCTTGATGGCGTCGCGGTCCTCGGGCTTGCCGCCGGAGGAGGGAGGGGCGTAGCCCATGAGGCGGGCCTTCGCCATGGCCGCCTGGCCCATGGGAGGCGTGTAGCCAGGCGCCACCTGCGGCAGCTGCATGGGCATTCCCATGCCCGGCATGCCGCCGCTCATCATCTTCTCCATCATCTTGGGGTCCCCGCCAAACATGCTGGAGAGGTCCATGTTCCTCATCTGCGAGAGCTGACCCAGCTGCTTGAAGCCCGGGATGCGGCCCAACAGACCTGGATTCTGGCCGATGGTCCCCATCACCTGCTGCATCATCCCGAACTTCTGCAGCAGCTCGCGAACGTCCTCCGGCTTGCGACCGCTGCCCTTGGCGATGCGGGAGATCCGGCTGGCGTTGATGAGGTCCGGCCGCAGGCGCTCCTTCGGCGTCATCGAGTCGTACATCGACTCAATCTTCGTGAGCTCCTTCTCGTCCGGATTGAGGTGCTCGGTGAGGTCCCCGAAGAGCGGGAACTTCTCCAACAGGTCCTTGAGCGGACCCATCTTGCGCACCATTCGAATCTGCTCGACGAAGTCCTTCATCGAGAACTGGCCGGACAGGAGCTTGCGCGCGTCCTCCTCGGCCTTCTTCTCGTCGACGACCTTCTCGAAGTCCTTCATCAGGCCGACGATGTCGCCGAACCCGAGAATGCGGCCCGCGAGGCCCTCCGGACGGAACTCCTCGAGCTTGTCCATCGACTCGCCCATGCCGAGGAACTTGATGGGCTTGCCCGTCACTTCCTTGATGGACAACGCCGCGCCGCCACGGGCGTCACCGTCCAGCTTCGTCAGGATGAAGCCATCCAGCGTCAGGCGCCGGTCGAACTCCGCGGCCGTGCGCACCGCGTCCTGACCAATCATCGCGTCGCACACCAGCAGGATGTTGTCCGGCTGGACGTTGGACTTGATGGACTCCAGCTCCGTCATCAACGTCTCGTCGATGGCGAGCCGGCCGGCGGTGTCGATGAGCACCACGTCGCACTTCTGCTCGCGCGCGGCGGCGTAGCCCCGCTTGGCCAGCTCGGGCGGCTGCACGCCGGGCTCGTGGTAGACGGGCACCTTGAGCTTCTCGCCGAGCACCTTGAGCTGATCCACGGCGGCCGGACGGTAGATGTCCGCGGCGACGAGCAGCGGCTTGCGCCCCTGCTGGAGCAGCCGGTTGGCGAGCTTGCCCGTGGTGGTCGTCTTACCGGAGCCCTGCAGACCCACCATCATGATGCCGGTGAGTTGCC from Myxococcus stipitatus carries:
- the ffh gene encoding signal recognition particle protein; its protein translation is MLETVTKGFRAAKNRLAGKSELTPELVDESLRDIRVSLLEADVAFDVVKKFVARVREKSVGELVQTSLTDASGQKRKVSPMDHFIKICHDELEALMGPVDTSLNLKPKGQLTGIMMVGLQGSGKTTTTGKLANRLLQQGRKPLLVAADIYRPAAVDQLKVLGEKLKVPVYHEPGVQPPELAKRGYAAAREQKCDVVLIDTAGRLAIDETLMTELESIKSNVQPDNILLVCDAMIGQDAVRTAAEFDRRLTLDGFILTKLDGDARGGAALSIKEVTGKPIKFLGMGESMDKLEEFRPEGLAGRILGFGDIVGLMKDFEKVVDEKKAEEDARKLLSGQFSMKDFVEQIRMVRKMGPLKDLLEKFPLFGDLTEHLNPDEKELTKIESMYDSMTPKERLRPDLINASRISRIAKGSGRKPEDVRELLQKFGMMQQVMGTIGQNPGLLGRIPGFKQLGQLSQMRNMDLSSMFGGDPKMMEKMMSGGMPGMGMPMQLPQVAPGYTPPMGQAAMAKARLMGYAPPSSGGKPEDRDAIKERRKREKENKKKNRKKK
- a CDS encoding Ig-like domain-containing protein — protein: MTNRLRLFTPLFSFFLLFGCINVPEVVDPPPDGGGDRPDGGGADGGETPTQDFELAVAPQEETVAQGGAKSFVVTVVRKNGFQGAVTVMLVSPPTGVSAPAVAIPAAETTGTLNVSVGANTPPLSLTLTVRGTAGTIQRTRSLVLNVVPQGSLMVSWVAPSESRSVVNGPVSTEVSVEGGQAEQVELLRGETVIHTWTAAPYKYQWNTGDGPEGEFALKARATRGGSAYLSAERMVVVDRTAPRIESRQPVPGATQVSVRTAIQVRFSEPVRASSVTAANVGLTGNGGAGIPATVELSSDGRTLTVAPANVLPTSTTVTVKLGASGSPIVDIAGNALELPRDFSFTTEGPTPDMTPPTILSTSPGNSAIGVARNTMIEIVFSEPMNKASVEGAFAILSPAGLNTGMLLWNTSSTVMTYSFPTELSHGTELRWQISTNARDAAGNALPETVAKAFRTIRQGTATFDFDEGTSGTVDSPGFFRQTSFYNMATVGDNAGNFIERLFLGFQMSTLPEELTIIRQARLKWWTGGQIGDPFGKLGQLILEPVNIGNALPIKFDTNPELEKAYYSYPLASGINIPPSSIGRPGITDITPMVIADWANRASRNKRTQYRLRFEIRSAGDGALHRLHSDSESDPKLAELEVTYEYP
- a CDS encoding TIGR04552 family protein; its protein translation is MKAPSLTPVLPDTPVRTVAEMGLRELERIRLILRGGSVIEWRRMHFQVREEVDRFLRLCQLDVSRPFDEAWARLVLAEAVAYLRKTFNYRVADAVAKPGEIHDLFLLASGAKGNARHRRIACVVLKVMHVIQHIEGRDLLFRLAISEAELAELVMEKVLGVAREMQEKGLPVVEFAHSIKTQDSLVTKLLAKKETVAAQVYDRTRFRIVTRSREDLLPVLYFLTQRLFPFHLVVPGQTENTLVPFKGVLEENPHFEQFIPKLHLDRNYEDREDRGGNTFSGSSYRALNFVVDIPVRMDAYLPPPEEDMRPRKGRVVISLVEFQIVDAETAKQNELGENSHEAYKRRQKKRVLKRLSQGLVVPKRQG